One Panicum virgatum strain AP13 chromosome 3N, P.virgatum_v5, whole genome shotgun sequence DNA segment encodes these proteins:
- the LOC120667782 gene encoding keratin, type II cytoskeletal 2 epidermal-like — translation MAGCPRRAAAESGASADDIPSPDCRIGARGLQQLCCGPQGGRIGARGGGGGLHGRLHDGRWHRRLQDGRRVHGRSHRGSIRPGVRRRRDGGQRDGRGALGQRRPGGGASREDGRSRGSPSTRASCCGGIGCRGRQGSGPSGSGVLQGSRGSGPGGGGGLQGSRAARSPCTRSPGARASCSGGGGVGLQGGDGPDLGPSCGSPSRGGARRRGGG, via the exons ATGGCCGGctgcccgcggagggcggcagcggagagcggcgcatccgcggATGACATCCCGAGCCCG GACTGCCGGatcggcgcccgcggcctgcaACAGCTGTGCTGCGGCCCGCAGGGTGGCCGGATcggagcccgcggcggcggcggcggcctgcacgGGCGGCTCCACGACGGGCGATGGCACAGGCGGCTTCAGGACGGGCGGCGGGTGCACGGGCGCAGTCACCGTGGCAGCATCCGCCCCGGCGTCCGGCGCAGGCGCGATGGCGGCCAGCGCGACGGCCGGGGCGCGCTAGGCCAGAGGAGGCCAGGTGGCGGCGCCAGCAGGGAAGACGGCCGGAGCAGAGGAAGCCCCAGCACTCGCgccagctgctgcggcggcaTCGGCTGCAGGGGTCGGCAGGGGTCGGGCCCTAGCGGCAGTGGCGTCCTGCAGGGGTCCCGCGGGTCGGGcccaggtggcggcggcgggctgcagGGGTCCCGTGCCGCCCGCTCCCCCTGCACCCGCAGCCCCGGCGCCCGCGCCAGCtgcagcggcggtggaggcgtcgGGCTGCAGGGCGGCGACGGGCCTGATCTGGGGCCAAGCTGCGGCAGCCCAAGCAgaggcggcgctcggcgcaggggaggaggaTGA